One Panicum virgatum strain AP13 chromosome 3N, P.virgatum_v5, whole genome shotgun sequence DNA segment encodes these proteins:
- the LOC120667231 gene encoding factor of DNA methylation 1-like has product MDYTSDGDSDVEAYGASTFQLLVSGNLKVISDEGVYRCPFCSDEEKEYSLDDLLQHALGVGDARDLLAKEKADHRALAKYLKSKPAESSCGSPLQPMLIDPQVRQHTRDEQFVWPWMGILVNMPNEFFGKSANRLKEHFSSFHPVKVHPVYNRGSPTRDAIVEFGKDWSGFRNARAFESHFTMKGYSKKCWKEMKCGGTEPVGWMARADDYNSLGAIGELLRKNGDLKTLSDIENDGTNKTDKLMANLACQVKKKEMHLEKLESEYNKRSAFLDTLMQKREQQEQSYTREILKMRQLSQQNTQRVVDENRKLRSDLQGMMDELCTRNKHIEELTAQSECNSRELELEKQKNALKANHLRLAAVEQEKADEDVNRIMERQKKEKEAVLEELLRLRSQSEKKLNLELDIKHLMGKLQVMELKPGAEGSESSKRIDDLKEELNEKITELEDVESFNQNLITKESKISDELREAREVLIDALQGLSGTTSSQTQIGIKRMGELDSKAFLNMCKRKFAAEDAEAESTILCSKWQDEIKNPEWNPFKVIMVNGNVLEVIREDDNKLKELKEHSEEAYAAVIKALTELKEGIGRREPFPELWNYKEGRKAQMKEAVQHAMQLWKASKAKGKKRC; this is encoded by the exons ATGGACTACACCTCAGATGGAGATTCTGACGTTGAAGCTTATGGGGCCAGCACTTTTCAGCTTCTGGTATCAGGAAATTTAAAGGTGATAAGTGATGAAGGCGTGTACCGATGCCCATTTTGTTCAGATGAAGAGAAGGAATACAGCCTAGATGACCTGTTGCAGCATGCCTTGGGAGTAGGGGATGCTCGTGACCTGCTGGCGAAAGAGAAGGCAGACCACCGTGCTCTTGCAAAATATTTGAAGAGTAAGCCAGCTGAATCATCATGTGGCTCACCGTTGCAGCCAATGCTTATAGATCCACAGGTTCGTCAACATACCAGAGACGAGCAGTTTGTCTGGCCCTGGATGGGCATCCTAGTCAATATGCCGAATGAATTCTTTGGCAAAAGTGCGAATAGGCTGAAGGAGCATTTCTCATCTTTCCATCCAGTTAAGGTGCATCCGGTCTATAACAGAGGTAGTCCCACGCGTGATGCAATTGTTGAGTTTGGGAAGGACTGGAGTGGTTTTAGGAATGCACGGGCCTTTGAGAGTCACTTTACAATGAAAGGGTACAGCAAAAAGTGCTGGAAGGAAATGAAGTGCGGAGGTACAGAGCCTGTTGGGTGGATGGCAAGGGCTGATGATTACAATTCTCTTGGGGCAATAGGTGAGCTACTGAGAAAAAATGGTGATCTGAAAACTCTCAGTGATATTGAGAATGACGGGACAAATAAAACTGACAAACTGATGGCTAATTTGGCTTGTCAAGTTAAAAAAAAGGAGATGCATTTAGAGAAACTTGAGTCTGAGTACAACAAGAGATCTGCATTTCTTGACACACTGATGCAGAAGAGGGAACAGCAGGAGCAGTCGTATACTCGAG AAATCCTGAAGATGCGGCAGCTTTCTCAACAAAATACACAAAGAGTTGTTGATGAGAACCGGAAGCTGCGGTCAGATCTCCAAGGAATGATGGATGAGCTTTGTACAAGAAACAAACACATTGAGGAGTTGACTGCACAGAGTGAGTGCAACAGTAGGGAGCTTGAGTTAGAGAAGCAAAAG AATGCATTGAAAGCCAATCATCTTAGGTTGGCCGCAGTGGAGCAGGAGAAAGCTGATGAAGATGTTAATAGGATTATGGAGAGACAAAAG aaagagaaagaagctgTTCTAGAAGAGCTTCTGAGGTTGCGCTCACAGTCGGAAAAGAAGCTCAATCTTGAATTAGACATAAAGCACTTGATGGGAAAATTACAAGTGATGGAGCTGAAGCCAGGAGCTGAAGGTTCTGAATCCAGCAAGAGGATAGATGACCTAAAAGAGGAGCTCAACGAGAAGATAACTGAACTGGAAGATGTGGAAAGCTTTAACCAAAATTTGATTACTAAAGAAAGCAAGATCAGTGATGAGTTGCGAGAAGCTAGAGAAGTGCTGATAGAT GCACTGCAGGGTTTGTCTGGCACCACTAGTTCCCAGACGCAGATTGGCATAAAGAGAATGGGCGAGCTCGACTCCAAAGCATTTCTGAACATGTGCAAGCGAAAATTTGCTGCAGAGGATGCTGAAGCCGAAAGCACTATCCTTTGTTCAAAGTGGCAGGATGAAATTAAAAATCCAGAATGGAATCCTTTCAAAGTTATTATGGTTAATGGGAATGTGCTG GAAGTAATCAGGGAGGATGACAATAAGCTCAAGGAACTGAAGGAGCACAGTGAAGAAGCCTATGCTGCGGTAATAAAGGCGCTAACTGAGCTGAAGGAGGGCATTGGCAGGAGGGAACCTTTCCCTGAGCTGTGGAACTACAAGGAGGGGCGGAAAGCCCAGATGAAGGAAGCGGTTCAGCATGCTATGCAGCTGTGGAAAGCAAGCAAGGCGAAGGGCAAGAAAAGGTGTTGA